The Fretibacterium sp. OH1220_COT-178 genome segment GGTTCCGTCCATCAGCTCCGCTGAAGGTCCGACAGGTGCACGATCTCGTCCGCAAAGGTTCGGGCGTCCTCGACGTCGTGCGTCACGAACATCGCGGTCACGCCGGAGCGCTTCAGAATGGCGCGGACGTCCCCCCGCAGCCGCTCCTTCAGCGCCGCGTCCAGGTTGGAGAAGGGTTCGTCCAAGAGCAGGACGTCCGGCGACGGCGCGAGCGCGCGGGCCAGGGCCGCACGCTGCTGCTGGCCGCCGCTCAGCTCGTGGGGATAGCGCCGCTCGTAGCCGGCCAGCCCCACGAGTTCCAGGACCTCCGCCACCCTAGCGGACCGGTCCCCGCGGGACATCGACCGCAGGCCGAACCCCACGTTGCCGAAGACCGTCATGTGGGGAAAGAGCGCGTAGTCCTGAAAGACCATCCCGACCCCCCGGTGCTCCGGCTCACAGAAGACCTCCTCCGAGGCCACCAGCCGGCCCCCGATTCGGACCGTGCCCCTCTCGCTCCGCTCGAGCCCGGCGACGATGCGGAGCAGAGAGCTCTTTCCGCCCCCGCTCTCCCCCAAAATCGCCACGATGCGCTCCCGTTCCACCGAGAGCGAAAGGTCCCTCAGGACGAGGGACCCTTTGGGATCGTACCGAAAGCGAATTCCCTCGAGCGCGACCTGCGGCGTCAAAACCGTACGGCCCCCTTTCTCCAACATCCGGTCTTCGTTGCACTCCATGAGTGCCTCCCGGCCGACCCGCCCCATTCCGCTCACGGCTCCCCTCCCCGCCCCCGCTCGCGCATCCGGTGAAGGACGAGCATCGGCACGCAGCTGAGCAGCACGATGGCGAGGGAGGCCGGTGACGACTCGGGGATCATCTCGTCGTGCGCGTACTCGAACACCTTCGTCGAGAGCGTGTGAAAGTTGAAGGGCCGGAGGAAGAGCACCAGCGGCAGCTCCTTGACGATGTCCACGAAGGTGAGGATGAAGGCGCCGATCAGCGCGTCCTTCATCATGGGCAGGTCGACCCTCAGCAGGCAGGCCAGGCGCCCGTACCCCAGGGTACGGGCCGACTCCACGAAGCGGAGCCCGATCTTCTCGAACCCGCTCTCGATGTTCTGGTACGCGATGGCCATGTACCGGATGACGTAGCCGGCCGTCACCATCGCCAGGGTCCGGCCGAGTCTGAGGGAGAGGCGCCTGTCGAGGTCGAGGAAGAAGAGCAGCAGCGTGATGGCCACCACCGTTCCGGGGATCGAATAGCCGACGATGGCCAGCCGGGAACAGGCCCGGGAGAGCCGGTTTCTGAAGAGCCGGTTGTAGTTGGCGACGATCAGGGCCAGGACCACGATGACGGCGCTGCAGCCCAGGGCGAGCCCGGCGGAGTTGATCGCCATGGACCAGAAATTGTCGTATCGGACCGTCCCCCAGCTCCGGGCGGTCCACACGACGATCTGCCCCACGGGCAGCAGCACCCCCAGGGCGAAGACCCCGTAGGCCAGGAGCAGAATCGCGTATTTCAGCGGCCCCTCGGCTCGAATCGGGCGCAGGGGACGGAGACGGGCCGAGGCCGGACCAACCGGAAGGGAGCGGAAGCGTTTCTCGGCGGAGGTCACCAACAGCACGGAGACGAGAAGCAGCGCCGAGAGCCGCAGCGCGGTCGGCACGTCCGAGAAGGAGATCCAGGACTTGAATATCGCCGTGCTGAAGACCGGCACGCCGAAGTAGGAGACCACCCCGTAGTCGCTGATCGTCTCCAGGGCCACCAGGGTCGCCCCGGAGAGGATGGCGTGCCGCGACAGGGGCAGCACCACCCGGAAGAAGATTCCGCCCATGCCGGCCCCCAGCACCCGTCCGGCTTCGACGAGCTGGGCCGACTGGCGCATCAGGAAGGAGCGGACGATCATGTAGGTGTAGGGGTAGAGGAACAGGGAGAAGACGAACACGGCCCCGCCCTCGGACAGGATGTCGAAAAAGCGCGGATCCGGGCGGACGCCGAGGGTGTCCCGGAGAAACGTCTGGACGAACCCCGTGTACCCCAGCATGCCGGAGTAGGTGTAGGCCGCGATGTAGGGGGGGATGGCCAGGGGCAGGGCCAGCCCGAAGGACAGAAGCCCCTTGCCCGGAAAGTCGTAGACCGTGACGAACCAGGCCAGCGGAACGGCGATCAGGGTGCTGACGGCCAGGACGGAGAGGGTGAGCCGCACGGTGGTGACGACGTAATCCCGCAGCAGGTGCTGCCGGATGTGGAACCAGACCTGCGTGGGCGCGTCGAAGAGGTGGTGCAGTACGCTCAAATTGGGCAGCACGATCATCGCCGCGATGATCGTGCTGCAGACGGCCCACCCGTTGAAACGGGAAACGGCGCTTTTATTCATCAAACTCGTGTGGATGTCCCGGGGCTACTTCCAGCCCACCTGATCGAAGATGGCCGCCGCCTCGGGCTTCGCCTTGCCCAGCGTCTCATAATTCAGCTCCTGGGGCTCGAAGGCGCCCCAAGACTTCTGGACCTCGGGAAGGGGCACGGAGGGGTTGAGCGGAAACTCCCCGTTCGCCTCCGCGTAGAGCGCCTGCACGTGCTCGCCGGAGAGAAATTCCAGGAACTTGACCGCGTTGTCCTTGTTCCCTGCCCCCCTGACCAGGGCGGCAATGCTCAGGTTCAGGTGCACGGGCTTGGGGAAGATCAGCCCGATCTTCTTGGCCGCATCGGCCTCGGCCGGGTCGGACGAGCGCATCATGCGGATGAAGTAGTAGGAGTTCATGACCGCGAGGTCGCCCTCGCCCGCCACGACGGCCTTGGCCTGGTCCCGGTCGTTCCCCTTGGGGGTCCGGGCAAGGTTGCCGACCACACCCTGAGCCCACGCCTTGGCCGCATCGGCCCCGTTCAGCTGAATGAAGGAGGACAGAAGCGCCACGTTGTAGGACGACGACGAGCTGCGGACCAGGACCTTGCCCTTCCACTCGGGCTTCGTCAGGTCGTCGTAGGACGTGATCTTGGAGGGATCGACGCGATCCAGGGGATAGGCGATGACCCGGGCCCTGGCGGTGATCCCCATCCACCCCTCACCGCGGTAGCGGGCGGGAATGTTCTTCTCGACCGCCGCGGAGCTGAAGCCCTCGCTCAGTCCCCTCTCCATGAGGGGCGCGATGCTCTCGGCCCCCACCGTCAGGAACAGGTCCGCCTCGGGCTTGTCCTTCTCGCGCGTGAGCCGCTCCAGAAGCTCGTCGCCCTTACCCTCGACCACGTTGACCTTGATGCCGGTCTCCTTCTCGAAGTCGGCGTACACCTGCTTGTCCACGTCGTAATGCCGCGAGGAATAGACGTTCAGCACCTCCGCGGCCTGCACCGACGGCACCGCCAGAAACCCCAGCGCCGCAACCGCACCCAGAATGATACCCAGCTTTTTCAATTCGACTTCCTCCTTGTTTTTGACGAGACGTTCCGCGTCTCGCAGAAAATTGTTTTTTAAGCCCAACTCAAATTGTACAAATACACTCCGGTTTGTCAACCGTAAAAGACGGCGCACCATGCCGGGGTGATAAGGGGGTGATAAGATAGAGAGGCTTATAAGAGCCCCTTGATGAAACTCCCTCGGGGCAGCACGGCCCGGGGCGAAGAGATGCGGAGGTGCAGGATGCAGCCGTTCACGCTGAACCCGGTCTACAAGGATTATCTCTGGGGCGGGACCCGCCTGAAGGACGAGTGGGGCAGGAGGACCGACCTGGACGTCGTCGCGGAGAGCTGGGAGCTGTCCGCACACCCGGCGGGGGACGCCACGGCGGCGGACGGCCCCTGGACGGGCCGCCCGTTCTCGGAGCTCGTGCGTCGGCACCCGGAGATCGTCTCCGACCGGCACGCCGCGGACGAGCCGTTTCCGCTGCTGGTGAAGCTCATCGACGCCCGTCTGCCCCTCTCCGTGCAGGTCCACCCGGACGACGCCTACGCCGCCCGCGTGGAGCACGGCCTGGGCAAGACGGAGATGTGGGTCGTCCTGGACCACGATCCCGGGGCGTTCCTCTACATGGGGTTCGCGCGGGACATCCCGCGGGAGGAGATGCGGCGGCGCATCGCGGACGGGACCCTGACCGAGGTGCTGCACAGGGCGGAGGTCCGGAAGGGGGACCGCTTCTTCATCCCGGCGGGAACGATCCACGCCATAGGCGGCGGGATCCTGATCGCCGAGGTGCAGCAGAACTCCGACCTCACCTATCGCGTCTTCGACTACGGCCGCACCGGCCCGGACGGCAGGCCCCGCGCGCTCCATGTGGAGAAGGCGCTCGACGTCACGACGCCGGGCCCCGCCGACCCGACCCCACCGGGGGCCCTACCCCCGTCGCCCGTCCCGGGCGGCTCGCTGGAGCGCCTGGCCGACTGCCCCTACTTCCGGGCCGAGGTCCTGGACCTGGACGGACGATGGGGGCGCGCCGCCGACGGGCGGACCTTTCTTTCCCTGCTCTGCCTGGAGGGGGAGGCGACGCTGCGTACGGGGACGGCCGAGCTGAGCGCCCATCGGGGCACCAGCCTCTTCGTCCCTGCCGACGCGGGCCCCTTCGGGCTGGAGGGCACGGCGCGCTTTCTGATCACGTCGCTGGGGGGATAGAAGCCCCAACAGTCACCCCTTCCTCCACTCGAAAAGGTCTGCAACCCAAAGGACAGCCCCTCGCTTTCGCGGCGGCGATCTGCCATAATGGCGGAGCATCGCGAGAAAACCGGCGATGCGACACTTTGTGGGGAGGGGAAACGATTGAAATTGAGATGCGTAACGGGAGCCCTTTTGGCCGCAGGGCTGTTTCTTTTGGGGGGCCGCGGCCCGGCCTGCGCCGCCGATCCGGCGCCCTTCCACATCGGGATCATGACGGGGACGGTGTCGCAGAGCGAGGACAGCCTGCGGGGCGCCGAGCTGATGATCCGGAGGTACGGCGACAGCGCGAGCGGGGGGATGATCACCCACGTCACCTACCCGGACAATTTCATGTCCGAGATGGAGACCACCATCGGTCAGCTGGTGGGGCTGGCCGACGATCCCAAGATGAAGGCCGTCGTGGTCAACCAGGCCATCCCGGGCACCACCGAGGCCTTCCGAAGAATCCGGGAGAGGCGCCCGGACATCCTGCTCCTGGCCGGGAACATCCAGGAGGACCCCGCCGTCATCACGGCGGCGGCCGACATCGCCATCAACGGCGACGACATCAGCCGCGGATACCTCATCCCGCTGGCCGCACAGAAGCTGGGCGCCAAGACCTTCGTCCACATCTCCTTCCCGCGGCACATGAGCTACGAGACCCTGGCCCGGAGGCGCGCCATCATGGAGGAGGCCTGCAAGGACCTGGGGATCCGGTTCGTCTTCGAGACGGCCCCGGACCCGACGAGCGACGTGGGCGTGGCGGGCGCGCAGCAGTTCATCCTGGAGAAGGTTCCGGCCTGGCTGGAGCAGTACGGCAAGGACACGGCCTTCTTCTGCACCAACGACGCGCAGCGCGAGCCAATGCTGAAGCGCATCGCCGAGCTGGGCGGCTACTTCGTCGAATCCGACTCCCCGCTCATGGCCTACCCCGGCGCGCTGGGGATCGACCTGTCCAAGGAACGGGGCAACTGGCCGGCGCTCCTGAAGAAGGTCGAGGAGGCCGTCGTCGCCGCGGGCGGCAGCGGGCGCATGGCCAGCTGGGCCTACTCGATCGACTACACGTGCAGCGCGGCCCTGGCCGAGTTCGCCAAGGAGGTCGTCGAGGGCAGGGCGAAGATCGGCAGCATGAAGGACCTCATGTCCTGTTTCTCGCAGTTCACGCCCGGCGTCAAGTGGAACGCCAGTCACTACACGGATGCGGGCAGCGGCGTGCGCAACAGGAAACTGGTCATGATCTACGAGGACACCTACGTCTTCGGCCGAGGCTTCCTGGGGATGACCGACGTGGAGATCCCGGAAAAGTACTTCCGCGTCAAGTGACGTCCCCGCCCATAAAAGACTGAATTGAACATGTTTTTCCGCAAGCTCCCGCGAATCTGCCCTCGCCATTTCCGACGGTCTAGTGATAAAATATCATCGTGGCTCCATCAGCTTTACTCTTTCTCAAACATTTATTCTCCGCTTTCTTGCGCAGACTTCTTTTCGAATGCGTGGCGGTCGGGTTTGGCGGTGGTCGGGGACGGGACTGCAACGGCAAGAGCGTGACGGTCGGGAAGGCGAACGACATTTGATTTAAGGAGGGATTTGGCTTGATCAAGAAAACACCTTTGAACGACGTGCACCGCAAGCTGGAAGGGCAGCTGACCGATTTCGGCGGCTGGGAGATGCCCCTGTGGTACAAGGCCGGGGCCGTCAAGGAACACCTTTTCGTCATCGAGAAGTGCGGCATCTTCGACATCTGCCACATGTGCCTGGTCCGCGTGACGGGCAAGGACGCCTTCGGACTCCTCCAGCTCTGCCTGACCCGCAACATCGAGAAGCTGGCCAAGGGCGCCTGCGGCTACACGATGATCCTCGACGAGAAGGCCCACGTGGTCGACGACTGCATCGTCTACAACATGAACGAGAACCGCGAGGACTACCTGCTGGTGGTCAACTCCGGCCGGGCCTCGATCGTGGCCGACCACCTGAAGAAGCACATGGGCTCCTTCAAGGCGGACGTCAAGAACGAGGACGGCGTGTTCGGCAAGATCGACCTCCAGGGCCCCAAGTCCGTGGAGATCCTCCGTAAGGTCATGGTCAAGGGATCCCTCGACGGGCTCAAGTACTTCCGTTTCCTCGGCGATTACGACGGGACCAAGAACAAGGACGTGCTCCTGCGCGGCGACATTCCCGTCCTGCTCTCCCGAACCGGCTACACCGGCGAGCTCGGCTTCGAGATCCTCTGCCCGATTGACAAGACCGTCGACGTGTGGAACATGCTGGTCGAGGCGGGCGGGGACGACATCCTCCCCTGCGGCCTGGCCTCCCGCGACTCCCTGCGCATGGGCGCTATTCTGCCGCTCTCCCAGCAGGACATCGGCCCGTGGCCCTTCGTCAACACCCCCTGGGACTTCGCCCTGCCCCGCGACAAGGAGGGCAAGCTGACCAAGACGTTCCTCGGCTCGACCATCTACGACAACCCGCCCGAGAGCTACACCTATCCCTACTGCGGCTTCGACCCGCGCAAGGTGGACGCCCACAGCGGCGCTCGCGTGCTGCTCGACGGCAAGGACATCGGTCTGGTCTCCACCTGCTGCCTGGAGGTCGCGTGCAGCCGCGTCGACGGAAAGATCGTCGGGACCGCCAGCCCGGACAAGCCGGCGGACTTCAAGCCCAAGGGCCTGGTGGCGGGCTACGTCCGGGTGGACCGCAAGCTCGAGCCCGGCACCAAGGTGACGCTGAAGGACGACCGCCGCAGCATCGAGGTGGAGATCGTCTCCGACATCCGCCCGGGCCGCACGGCGCGCGTCGCCATCTGAAAATCGGGGTGCTCCCCTTCGGCACCGCGGAGCACGAGGCTGTCCGGAGCTCCCGGTGAGGGGGCTCTCCATCTCCAGTCCTTAGACACAGTACCAAAACACAAAGGAGGAATATCCTGTGAAGGCATTTGACGAGCTGAATTTCAAGGCGGACGTGTCCTACACGAAGACCCACGAGTGGGCGAAGAAGAACGGCAACGTAGTCGTCGTCGGGGTTGACGACTACGCTCAGGGTGCTCTTGGCGACATCGTCTACGTCGAGCTTCCCGACGTCGGCGCCACCACCAAGGCCGGTGCGGCCTTCGGCTCCCTCGAGTCCACCAAGGCCGTCAGCGACCTCAACGCTCCCGTCTCGGGCAAGGTCGTCAAGGTCAACGAGGCGCTCGCGGACTCCCCGGACCTGGTAAACTCCGACCCCTACGGCGCGGCCTGGATGGTGGAGATCGAGGTGCCCGACGACAAGGACTTTGAAGCGCTGATGAAGGTCGACGCCTACAAAGAGTACGTCAAGACCCTCGATCATTGATGGAAGGGGGGGCGTATCCCATGAGATACCTGTCCCACACCCCGGAAGATCTCCGGGCGATGCTGGATGTTATCGGAGTCAAAAAAGTCGAGGATCTCTTCGCGTCGATCCCGGCGGCAGTGCGCATGGATGGCCCCATCGACATCAAGCCCCGCACCGAGTGGGAGCTGACGGCCGAGCTGGGGGCCATGGCAGCGTCCAACTGCGACAGCGTGGCCTTCCTGGGCGCGGGGTGCTATCCTCACCACATCCCGGCCCACATCCCCTATCTCGCGAGCCGCTCGGAGTTCCTGACCTCCTACACGCCCTACCAGCCGGAGGTCAGCCAGGGCACGCTTCAGGCCGTATTCGAGTTCCAGACGATGACGGCCAACCTGCTGGGCATGGAGGTCGCCAACGCCTCCATGTACGACGGCGCCAACGCCCTGGCCGAGGCCGCCATCATGGCCATCCGCGTCAAGAAAAAGCCCAAGGTGGCCTTCTCCCGCCTGAACCACCCCCACTACATCCAGGTGATGGACACCTACTTCCGCCCCGCAGGCTTCGAGGCGGTGGAGCTTCCCGTCCTGCCGGACGGGCGCACGGATCTCGGCAAGATCCCCGACGACGTCTCGGCCGTGATCGTCCAGTCCCCCAACTTCGCCGGCGTGATCGAGGACCTCGAGGCGGCGGCCAAGGCCGCTCACGACAAGGGCGCCCTGCTGATCGCCTCCTTCTCCGAGGCCATGGCCTGGGGACTGCTCAAGAACCCGGGCAGCTGCGGCGCGGACATCGTCAGCGGCGAGGGCAGCAGCTTCGGCATCCCTCTGAACGCGGGCGGGCCCGGCGTGGGCATGCTGGCCTGCACCATGAAGAACGTCCGTTCCATGCCAGGCCGTCTGATCGGCGAGACGACGGACAAGAACGGGGAGCGCTGCTTCGTCCTGACCCTCGCGGCCCGCGAGCAGCATATCCGCCGCGAGAAGGCCACGTCGAACATCTGCACCAACTCCGGCCACAACGCCCTGACGGCGGCGATGTACATGGCCTCCGCCGGAAGCCAGGGGCTCCACGCCATCGCCAAGCTGAACCACGACAAGGCCGCCTACCTGAAGGCGGGGCTCGAGAAGGCGGGCTTCAAGCCGCTCTTCGACGCGCCGTTCTTCAACGAGTTCGCCATGAAGGCCCCGGCGGGCTTCGAGAAGCGCTACGATGATCTGGCCAAGAAGGGCTTCGTCGCCGGGCTCGATTTGGGCAAGTACTATCCGGAGTACAAGGGGGCGTGGCTCTTCTGCGCGACGGAGGTCCACACCCGTGAGGAAATCGATGCATTCCTGAAGGAGGTGGCCTGATCATGAGCCGCTATCCCGGCACCAAAGGCCTGGCCTTTAAAGAGTCGCTGCTTTGGGAGCGCGCGAGCAAGGGGCGCATGGGCATCAGCGTACCCTCCCAGGACGTCCCGGAGAGCAAGCTGGACGCCTCCCTGACGGGACCGGCACCCAAGCTGCCGGAGCTGTCCGAGGTCGACGTCATTCGTCACTACACGCGCCTGTCCACCTGGAACTTCGGGGTCGACACGGGGATGTACCCCCTGGGCTCCTGCACCATGAAGTACAACCCAAAGATCAACGACCGCATGGCGTCGCTTCCCGGCTTCGCCAACGTCCATCCCCTCATGCCCGAGATCTGCTTCCAGGGGGCCCTCAAGGCCATGTACGAGCTGGAGCAGGACCTGCTGAAGATCACCGGCATGAAGGCCGCCTCGCTCCAGCCCTCGGCCGGAGCTCAGGGCGAGCTGACGGGAATGCTGATGATCCACGCCTATCACGCGCACAAGGGCCGGCAGCGCAAAAAGGTGATCATGCCCAGCACGGCGCACGGGACGAACCCGGCGTCCGCGGCCCTCTGCGGCTACGAGCCCGTTCCGGTCGAGCTGAACAAGGACGGGGTCGTGACCCCCGACGCCATTCGCGAGATCATGGACGAGGACACGGCGGGCATCATGCTCACCAACCCCAACACGCTGGGCATCTTCGAGCACCACGTGGCCGAGATCTCCAAGATCATCCACGAGAAGGGCGGGCTGGTCTACGGAGACGGCGCGAACATGAACGCCCTGATGGGCTATGTCGACGTGCACAAGATGGGGGTCGACGTGCTGCACCTCAACGTCCACAAGACCCTCTCGACGCCGCACGGCGGCGGCGGGCCCGGCGCGGGGCCCGTGGTGGTGGGCGAGACCCTGGAGCCCTTCCTGCCCGTGCCGCGCATCTGCAAGGAGGGCGACCGCTACACGCTCTGCACCGACTCGCCGCTCTCCATCGGCCGTCTTCAGGCGTTCTTCGGCAACTTCGCCGTGCTGGTTCGGGCCCTCGCCTACACGCGTACCATGGGGCACGACCTCAAGGCCGCGACCGAGGCCGCGGTCCTGAACGCCAACTACATCAAGGCGTGCCTGAAGGGCGTCTACAACCTGCCCTTCCCGCAGGACAGCCTGCATGAGGTCATCTTCAACGACGCGATCCAGCAGAAGAACGGCGTGACCACGCTCGACATCGCCAAGCGCCTGATCGACTGCGGCTATCATCCGCCCACAGTCTACTTCCCGCTGGTGGTGGACGGCGCCATCATGATCGAGCCGACGGATACCGAATCCAAGAACGACCTGGACGGGTTCATCGACGCCATGAAGGCGATCGCCGAGGAGGCCAAGTCGAATCCGGAGATGGTCACGAACACGCCGCAGAACACGATGGTCGCGCGTCCCGACGAGACGCTGGCCGCCAGGAACCTGGTTCTGAAGGGCGAGTAGCCGATCTTATCCATGTGCGCAGCCGTGTTCTCGTCCGGGAACACGGCTGCATTTTCGTATCGCGAAAAGGATGCGGCCTTCGCCCTTCCTCCAAAAAACGAACGAGACGAACATGAACGAGACGACGAACAACCGAAAGAGCGGAATCCGAATCGACGAGACGAGTCTGGAGATCATCAAGCGCCTCAGCGGGGAGCGCCAGCCCCTGGCGCAGATCGCGGAGGAGCTGCACATCTCCGAGGGCACCGTGCGCAACCGCATCAACAAGCTGGAGCAGGCGGGCGTGCTGTGCCGGCGCGGCCTGGTGGACGTGGACGCCCTGCCCGGCCACATGGCCCTGCTTGTGGGCGTCAAGCTCACCAACACCAACTTCGTCGCCAAGGCCAGGGAGCTGGAGTCCATGAGGGGGGTCGTCTCCGTCATGGTCGTCACGGGAAGCTTCGACATCTTTCTGCTCGTGATGCTGGACGAGAACTTCGGGCTGCTCGAGTTCTTCAACGCGGAGCTCGCCGCGCACGCCGACGGCATACAGTCCACCGAGACCTTCGTGGTGTATAAGGGGTTCAACTTCAACCTGCCCTACATGCTGTAACTCCAATTTCAAATCATTCGTATGCTTCGTTGTCTTTGCTCAACTTGGCTGCTGCGCAAACCTTCGGCCCGACGAACCTCTTGGTACGTCTGATGAAGCCTCCAAGCGGCCGACACAGTTCACTTCGTTCACTGGTTGTCCGCTTATTCGCCGCGACTCGCAAAGGCCGCCTCGCCTGCAAACGATTTGGAAATGGAATCAATCGGTGTTTCGCCTTCGTCCGCGCCGGAAATCCGGGAAAAATCAAGGACCAATTTTCATCCCCTGGGAGGAAGACCATGTACGTCATCGAAAACCACGACCACCGCCCTCAGCACAATCTGGCACTGGAGGAGCACCTCTGCCGGAAGGCCGCCCGGGAGGGATGCGAGTTTTTCATGCTCTGGCAGAACGAGCCCTCCATCATCGTGGGGCGTTTCCAGAACACGCTGGAGGAGATCAACGCCAACTTCGTCCGGGAGCGCGGCATCCACGTCGTGCGGCGCAACTCGGGTGGGGGGGCCGTCTACCACGACCTCGGCAACATCAACTACAGCTTCGTCATGGCGGACCGAGAGGGGGAGTTCAACTTCGCCTTCTTCACGGAGCCGATCATCCGTGCGCTTCGCTCGCTCGGCGCGAACGCGGAACTTTCGGGC includes the following:
- a CDS encoding Lrp/AsnC family transcriptional regulator, translated to MNETTNNRKSGIRIDETSLEIIKRLSGERQPLAQIAEELHISEGTVRNRINKLEQAGVLCRRGLVDVDALPGHMALLVGVKLTNTNFVAKARELESMRGVVSVMVVTGSFDIFLLVMLDENFGLLEFFNAELAAHADGIQSTETFVVYKGFNFNLPYML